The sequence ATGTGTTTTCTACTGAGACTATAGATTTATCAGCTGCAACTATATAAGTTGTGGTTTTTGTGCCATCGCCATTATCTTTGTCTTTTGATGAAGTAATGTGAACATTTGAACCCTCTTTAACCTCAACAGCTTTATTTGCAATATTACTTATAATAGTATTGCCCGCATTTGTTAAATTGTTTAAATCTTTATTGGTTGCATTGTTAATAATAGTTTTAGTAGCGTCATTTAAATCATACTTTACAACCCCATCCTTATCAATACTAGCAACAGTATTACTACCATTTATAAAATTTAAACCTTTTTCTAAAGTTACAATTTCTTTATTATCATCTTTTCCATTAGCTTTATATGCCAGTCTAGTAGTTTCGGCTATCTTATCTGTATCAACTTTTAAATCATAAACTAATTTACCGTGTTCATTTCCAGTTTGTTTTACTGTTACACTCTTATCATTTGATGTAACCTCTGTTCTTACAGAATCAACATAGGTTTTATTTGTTACATCTCCACCATCTGTTGGAGCTCCTACATTAGTAATCTTTCCACCATTAGCATTAATAACATTATTATCACCAAAAGTTATTTTACCTTGTCCAGTTGCTCCACCTATTGAAGTGATACCTGTTAAATCTTTATTTAAAGAGAATGCAATACTTTTTCCAGTAGCATTAGTTATAATATTAGTATCACCTGTTAGAGCAATTTTATCACCTAAACTAATCTTACCTGTTTCACTACCGTTATCTCCTGTAAAAAATAAACCTTTTTTAACCTCTGTATCAGCATCAACACCTTTTTGAATATCATCTTTTGTTGCTTGTGTTAAATCAATCTCATAAGCAAGTAGACCATCTACATCTGTTCCACCTGTTACTTCAACTTTCCCATCTGCTTTTTTAGCTAAAGTGGTTTTGGTAGCGTTAACGGTGTAGATGGTGTGACCGTCTGTTTTATCAGGCGCATCAGTGACAGTCACTTGTTTGCCTGCTTTAACTTCAGTTTTTGCAGCTTTTATGGCGTCATCGATAGTATCTTTACCCGTGCCACCAATATCACTCATTTGAAGTTGTCCAGCATTTTCTCCTGTTTTTTCAATTTCGGCATTGCCACCTAAAATTTTACTTACTAAGGTATTTCCTACATTACTAACAACATTATTAGTTGTATAAAGTTGTGAGCCGTTAATTGCGTCTGTGCTATCTTTTGAAATTTTACCCGCAGCAACATTTATAATCTGTCTTTCTTTTCCTGTATCACCCACACTAACTACGCCATTACCCTCAGAGCCTACGCCTGCAAAGCTACCGTAGGTAATACCACCTACAGTGGCACTGGTTTCAGCAGTGGCGGCACGGTCTGTAGATTCATTACCTAAAACCACACTATTTGCTTGAGTTGTGGTTACTTTACTACCAACTACAAAGGTATCATTTTGAGCGATAGTGTTGTTGTTACCAAAGATAAATGAGCCATCGCTTGAAATGTTGTTATCGTTACCAAAAGAGTAAGAGCCATTGCCAGTAACCACTGATGGGTCACCAAATGCACCGGATTTCTCACCCAATACTTGGTTTTTATAACCGATAGAGATTGATTGTTTTCCAGTTACATTTGAATCTCTACCAATAGCTATTGAAGTTTCGCCTTTTGCATAACTTTCTGTGCCCAGTGCTATTGAGTCATCACCTAATGCTTGCGCGCCTTTTTTGCTTTCATCTTCACTTACACCAATGGCGATAGAGCGCTTCCCTTTTGCGTAAGCACCCGTGACCTTATCTTTTCTACTTGAACCGATAGCAATACCTTGAGATTTTTCAGCTTTTGCAAGTGTTCCTATAACAATAACATCGTTGATATAATCTGCTTTACCACTTTCAGCTTCTTTAACTTTTTTATCTATATATTGATTTCCAAAGATTAAATTTCTGTTACCAAAAGTATAAGAATAAGCATTTTGCCCTTCTTTTAAAGGTTTAGCCGAATCTCCCATAAAGATATTTTGTGAACCTGTATGCTTCCATCCTGCTGTTGAGCCGATACCTATGCTTGCATCACCTGTTACCTCTGTCCCTGCGTCTTGACCTATATAGATAGAGCCCCATGATCGTTGACCATGGACAAAATGGTTACCATTTGAACCAGCATTTTGCCCTAAGTAAACACTAGACTCTCCTTGAGTTGTTCTAAATCCTGCTCCATTACCAATAGCTGTAACGAAATTTTTATTAGCGATAGCGTCGGGGCCTATGGCTAGCGAATTGTTACCAGCTGCTTTAGCATTTTTACCAATGGCAATGGCGTTACTGCCAGTTGCACCATCATTGTTATAGTTGCCACCGCCTGTTGAGTTTACACTAAAGTAGTGAATAGGCTTTATATCTTTGATTTGACTGTATCTTACTACATCATTATCTTGATAGTTTGAACCGGTACTATTAAAATTATATGTTTGAGTTCCATTTGTTATGGAAGTGATGTTTTTTAAAGCTTGTGCTAGAGTAAAGTTAAGTTTGCCGTCAGCTCCTGCTGTTATGTTTAAGTTATCATCTCCTTTAAAGGTGAAGCCTTTACTTAAGGTTGTGCTTTGTTTAGTCCCATTAGCTGTTGTATAATTAATGTCAAGACTAGAAGAATCTAAGCTAAAGGTGTAAGTTTGATCGCTAGTTGTAGAGGTTGCTCCTGTTTTTTCAATTTTCACACCATTACCAGCCTTTAGGGTTAATGTCGCACCACTACTCCATTTTGTATCAAACTTTTCTCCTGCTATTACCCCATTGCTGTCTGCTGCATCAATCCACGCAGCATTTAACGAAAATGGAGTTAGTGTTAAAGCTCCTAAAAGCAAGGATTTTACTAAAAAATTTCTATTTTCAAAAAAACTGTTAAAAGTTTTAAATTTATTAGAGCTATTACCTACTACTACGCTCTTTTTACCTGAATTTACTGATGATGCGTTTTCAGCCACTGCTACCCAACCTACACCATCTTTATATATGTGTCTATATGATTTGTTCATAATGCCTCTTTTCTTTAATAACTTATATTAGTTAAAAATTTATAAAACATACCAAATAGGCATATTAAGCATATCTTATAAAAATCTTAATACTACTAGTATAGTAAAATAATGTTTAATATAAATTAAATTAAGCTATTTTTAGATATAATATTTAGAAAATTTTTTAAAATTTTATGTTGAATTTAACTTTTCTGTCTCTCTTTTAAATTTAACAGTGTTTTTTAATAAAATATTTAAATATTGCTATTATGTAGTTTTAACTATTTAGTTAGTAGCAAAATAGTATCACTTAAAAACTTATAAAATTAAAATATTGTAAGAGTATTATATAAGTTTAGCTCAATACTGCTTTACTTGGCTTTTTCGGTTAAAGCCTCAAAATGATAAAAGAACAATTTCAAAATGACAAAGTAATAATCTCAAAATAATAAGATAAAAAACCTAAAATGACAAAGTGAAAGTTTTAGAATAGCTTGTGATTTAAGAGATATGCTAGGCTGTGAAAGTTATAAAATTTTAAACATTTGATAAAATGCATTAGGTTATTTTGAGAATTTATTTTGTTATCTTAAATTTATTTTGTTGTTTTAAATTTGCTTTGTTATCCTTAACGAATGTAAAGGATTTAACTTTTAATTTATGTTTAATTTTACTATTTGTTATTTTACTTGGATTTTTCGGTTAAAGCCTCAAAATGATAAAAGAACAATTTCAAAATGACAAGATAATAATCTCAAAATAATAAGATAAAAAATCTAAAATGACAAAGTGAAAGCTCTAAAATGATATAGTGAAAGTCTTAGAATGATAAAGAGTAAAAAGGATTTCTTCGTTACGCTTAAAATAATAAGATAAAAAATTTAGAATAACAAGGTAAAAAGCTATAAAAGAGATAAGAAATTATCTCTTTTATGCTTGAGTTTTTAATTAGAAGTGAAAGCCTACAGAAGCTGCCGCACCAACATTTTTTTGTGAATCATAAGAACCAGTTGCTTTAAATACCCATTTGCCATCATCTGACATCTTTGATATACCTATAGCAAAGGCTGATTCATCTTCATAGTAACCACCGCCCATACTAAACATACCTTTTCCAGGAATAGTTGACTGTGGCAAATTTCCTGCAGCAAATGCTGCTGCTATACCTGCGTTTGCGTTATCTTTAATTTTATTCATATCATTATAAACGCCTGCTATTTTGCTATTTAGTTGGTTAACATTAACAGCGTCAGTTCCCTTTCTACCAGGAGCAACATTGCTTATGGTTCTTTCATTACCCACACTACCAACTGATACGGTATTAGCTCTTCCATCATCTTTTGAGCCAGCCCCTAAAGCAACTGAATTGTTACCGCTTGCAACTGCACCATTACCTATAGCGGTTGAGTCTTTGCCACTTGATTGTGCATTTCCGCCTACAGCTACTGAGTTTTCACCTTCGCTTTTTGCTACGATGTTGTTTTCATTGCTAGGGTTAGCACTTACCCATTTAGTCCCACTAAGGCTTATATTGTCTATTGAATTTTTTAGTTCTTTTAACTGACTATAATTAACAGCATCTTTATCAGCAGTTCCTTTTGCTAGGTTTGTTATCTTTTTATCTCCCATATCTATGCCATTGTTATTTATAGTAGGTCCACCTGTTATCTCTAAAACATTAGAAACAACTTTATTAAATTCAGGATTTTTACTAGTGGACACAGTTATTTCTTGACCACTTAGTTTTAAATTTATATTATCGCCTGCTTTGTAACTTAAAGTTTGGCTAGGTGTTATAGTAGTCTTGTCACCACCTGTAATGCCTACATTTAATCCTGAATTTGCTTGAGATGAAGTGTTGCCATTTAAAACTAATGAGCCATCGTTATTAACTTTAGTATTTAAAATACCTGCAACACTACCAGCTAAATTCCCTACAAATTTATTTGTAGCATAAAGCTGAGAACCATTTATGGCGTCTGTTGAAGTAGCCGAAATTTGACCAGCTGCTACATGTTTGATTTGTCTTTCAAATCCTTCTTTTCCTACTGATACAACATAGCCTTTAAATTCTGCGTTTGTTGATTTATCATTTCCAGCAAATCCACCGCCAACTTCTGCAAAGTTAATTGTCTTATTGCCATATGTCACATTAGCATCTTTAACTATAACCCTTTGAGAATTTTTAAACATTCCATCTGAACCACTTCCTAAAATAACAGCACCACTCATACCCTTAGTAACATTTACATTGTTACCAAAGATAAATACATCTTTCATAGTAATTTTATCTTTGGTATTTTCTCCGTCAATGTGGTTATTGTTACCTATTGAGTATGAAGAATTAGCATTAATTATATTAGGGTCACCTATAGCACCTGAACCTTCGCCTTTAACTATATTTTCAAAGCCTAGAGCGATTGATTTTTTTCCTGTAACTTTTGAGCCAGTTCCTACAGAAATTGAGTTATTTGAATCTTTACTAACCATAGCTTTAAACCCTATCGCAATAGAACCAAAAGAGCCTGCACTTGAATCATTGTCATCGTTTTTGTTGATATCTATATTTTCTGGAGCAGTGCTACTGTTAACATGGAAAAATTTTGTTCCTTCGTTATTTATGTTTGTTATAGCGCTGATAAGATTTTCATTTTTAATAATATTTTGTTTGCTAGATGCATTTGTAGTTAAAGCAATTTTACCAGCTTCGCTTAATTTGCCATCTTTGTCAACATAAGATTCATTTTTATCATTTTTACCAATTAATATATCGTTGGTTATTGTAGTTATATTGCTAACATTTGATTTTATAGTAGTTAAGTCTCCAACGGTTGCAGCACTGTTAATAATTTCATTCTTTAAAGTAGTATCTGACATATTTTTAATGTCTTCTATACTTTTGCCATATTTTTCAAGAGCGCTTTTTATATTAGTAATAGTATTTCCACCATTATTTAAACCATTTTGCGTTAAAGATACAATTTTACTTTTATCATTATTATTTACAGGTGTGATTGCAATTCCATCAGTATTTATCATAATTTTACCCATAGCTATACCAGTGCCACTTAGTGTTGGACCACCAGTTATAGCTAGACTTTTTATATCTGTTAAAGTATCAGATAAAGTATAAGTTATATTACCATCATTAGTTGATGTAACTTTTAAGTTTTCATCACCTGCATTGAATTGAACTTTTCCACCAGCTATAATCTTACTTTCAATGCCATCTTTAGCTAATACACTAAACATACCTTTATCTTTATCTGTAAAGCCCTCAATTGCTTCGCTGTTTTCAGTAATCTTAGTAGTGTTTTTAGCAATGTCTTTAATATTTTTATCAATCTTAGTGTTTTGATCTTTATTAACTTCATCTAGAACAGTTAAAGCTTCCCCTACACTATTTTTATCAACACTACTATTATCTTTATTAGTTAATGTATATGTTGGAGCAGTAATTTTTCCATCAGTATCAACAGTTGCACCCCCACCTAAAGCAGTTGCAATAGAGCTATTGGCTGCATGAATTTGACCACCAGTTATAGCATCTGTTGAATTTTCTCCAATAGTTCCAGCTCCTAGGTTGGTAATCTTTTTATTATTCATAGCTATACCACTATTATCTATAACTATGTTGCCTTTAGTAGTTAAACTTGTTATATCTGTTAAAGTATCAGATAAAGTATAAGTTATATTACCATCATTAGTTGATGTAACTTTTAAGTTTTCATCACCTGCATTGAATTGAACTTTTCCACCAGCTATAATCTTACTTTCAATGCCATCTTTAGCTAATACACTAAACATACCTTTATCTTTATCTGTAAAGCCCTCAATTGCTTCGCTGTTTTCAGTAATCTTAGTAGTGTTTTTAGCAATGTCTTTAATATTTTTATCAATCTTAGTGTTTTGATCTTTATTAACTTCATCTAGAACAGTTAAAGCTTCCCCTACACTATTTTTATCAACACTACTATTATCTTTATTAGTTAATGTATATGTTGGAGCAGTAATTTTTCCATCAGTATCAACAGTTGCACCCCCACCTAAAGCAGTTGCAATAGAGCTATTGGCTGCATGAATTTGACCACCAGTTATAGCATCTGTTGAATTTTCTCCAATAGTTCCAGCTCCTAGGTTGGTAATCTTTTTATTATTCATAGCTATACCACTATTATCTATAACTATGTTGCCTTTAGTAGTTAAACTTGTTATATCTGTTAAAGTATCAGATAAAGTATAAGTTATATTACCATCATTAGTTGATGTAACTTTTAAGTTTTCATCACCTGCATTGAATTGAACTTTTCCACCAGCTATAATCTTACTTTCAATGCCATCTTTAGCTAATACACTAAACATACCTTTATCTTTATCTGTAAAGCCCTCAATTGCTTCGCTGTTTTCAGTAATCTTAGTAGTGTTTTTAGCAATGTCTTTAATATTTTTATCAATCTTAGTGTTTTGATCTTTATTAACTTCATCTAGAACAGTTAAAGCTTCCCCTACACTATTTTTATCAACACTACTATTATCTTTATTAGTTAATGTATATGTTGGAGCAGTAATTTTTCCATCAGTATCAACAGTTGCACCCCCACCTAAAGCAGTTGCAATAGAGCTATTGGCTGCATGAATTTGACCACCAGTTATAGCATCTGTTGAATTTTCTCCAATAGTTCCAGCTCCTAGGTTGGTAATCTTTTTATTATTCATAGCTATACCACTATTATCTATAACTATGTTGCCTTTAGTAGTTAAACTTGTTATATCTGTTAAAGTATCAGATAAAGTATAAGTTATATTACCATCATTAGTTGATGTAACTTTTAAGTTTTCATCACCTGCATTGAATTGAACTTTTCCACCAGCTATAATCTTACTTTCAATGCCATCTTTAGCTAATACACTAAACATACCTTTATCTTTATCTGTAAAGCCCTCAATTGCTTCGCTGTTTTCAGTAATCTTAGTAGTGTTTTTAGCAATGTCTTTAATATTTTTATCAATCTTAGTGTTTTGATCTTTATTAACTTCATCTAGAACAGTTAAAGCTTCCCCTACACTATTTTTATCAACACTACTATTATCTTTATTAGTTAATGTATATGTTGGAGCAGTAATTTTTCCATCAGTATCAACAGTTGCACCCCCACCTAAAGCAGTTGCAATAGAGCTATTGGCTGCATGAATTTGACCACCAGTTATAGCATCTGTTGAATTTTCTCCAATAGTTCCAGCTCCTAGGTTGGTAATCTTTTTATTATTCATAGCTATACCACTATTATCTATAACTATGTTGCCTTTAGTAGTTAAACTTGTTATATCTGTTAAAGTATCAGATAAAGTATAAGTTATATTACCATCATTAGTTGATGTAACTTTTAAGTTTTCATCACCTGCATTGAATTGAACTTTTCCACCAGCTATAATCTTACTTTCAATGCCATCTTTAGCTAATACACTAAACATACCTTTATCTTTATCTGTAAAGCCCTCAATTGCTTCGCTGTTTTCAGTAATCTTAGTAGTGTTTTTAGCAATGTCTTTAATATTTTTATCAATCTTAGTGTTTTGATCTTTATTAACTTCATCTAGAACAGTTAAAGCTTCCCCTACACTATTTTTATCAACACTACTATTATCTTTATTAGTTAATGTATATGTTGGAGCAGTAATTTTTCCATCAGTATCAACAGTTGCACCCCCACCTAAAGCAGTTGCAATAGAGCTATTGGCTGCATGAATTTGACCACCAGTTATAGCATCTGTTGAATTTTCTCCAATAGTTCCAGCTCCTAGGTTGGTAATCTTTTTATTATTCATAGCTATACCACTATTATCTATAACTATGTTGCCTTTAGTAGTTAAACTTGTTATATCTGTTAAAGTATCAGATAAAGTATAAGTTATATTACCATCATTAGTTGATGTAACTTTTAAGTTTTCATCACCTGCATTGAATTGAACTTTTCCACCAGCTATAATCTTACTTTCAATGCCATCTTTAGCTAATACACTAAACATACCTTTATCTTTATCTGTAAAGCCCTCAATTGCTTCGCTGTTTTCAGTAATCTTAGTAGTGTTTTTAGCAATGTCTTTAATATTTTTATCAATCTTAGTGTTTTGATCTTTATTAACTTCATCTAGAACAGTTAAAGCTTCCCCTACACTATTTTTATCAACACTACTATTATCTTTATTAGTTAATGTATATGTTGGAGCAGTAATTTTTCCATCAGTATCAACAGTTGCACCCCCACCTAAAGCAGTTGCAATAGAGCTATTGGCTGCATGAATTTGACCACCAGTTATAGCATCTGTTGAATTTTCTCCAATAGTTCCAGCTCCTAGGTTGGTAATCTTTTTATTATTCATAGCTATACCACTATTATCTATAACTATGTTGCCTTTAGTAGTTAAACTTGTTATATCTGTTAAAGTATCAGATAAAGTATAAGTTATATTACCATCATTAGTTGATGTAACTTTTAAGTTTTCATCACCTGCATTGAATTGAACTTTTCCACCAGCTATAATCTTACTTTCAATGCCATCTTTAGCTAATACACTAAACATACCTTTATCTTTATCTGTAAAGCCCTCAATTGCTTCGCTGTTTTCAGTAATCTTAGTAGTGTTTTTAGCAATGTCTTTAATATTTTTATCAATCTTAGTGTTTTGATCTTTATTAACTTCATCTAGAACAGTTAAAGCTTCCCCTACACTATTTTTATCAACACTACTATTATCTTTATTAGTTAATGTATATGTTGGAGCAGTAATTTTTCCATCAGTATCAACAGTTGCACCCCCACCTAAAGCAGTTGCAATAGAGCTATTGGCTGCATGAATTTGACCACCAGTTATAGCATCTGTTGAATTTTCTCCAATAGTTCCAGCTCCTAGGTTGGTAATCTTTTTATTATTCATAGCTATACCACTATTATCTATAACTATGTTGCCTTTAGTAGTTAAACTTGTTATATCTGTTAAAGTATCAGATAAAGTATAAGTTATATTACCATCATTAGTTGATGTAACTTTTAAGTTTTCATCACCTGCATTGAATTGAACTTTTCCACCAGCTATAATCTTACTTTCAATGCCATCTTTAGCTAATACACTAAACATACCTTTATCTTTATCTGTAAAGCCCTCAATTGCTTCGCTGTTTTCAGTAATCTTAGTAGTGTTTTTAGCAATGTCTTTAATATTTTTATCAATCTTAGTGTTTTGATCTTTATTAACTTCATCTAGAACAGTTAAAGCTTCCCCTACACTATTTTTATCAACACTACTATTATCTTTATTAGTTAATGTATATGTTGGAGCAGTAATTTTTCCATCAGTATCAACAGTTGCACCCCCACCTAAAGCAGTTGCAATAGAGCTATTGGCTGCATGAATTTGACCACCAGTTATAGCATCTGTTGAATTTTCTCCAATAGTTCCAGCTCCTAGGTTGGTAATCTTTTTATTATTCATAGCTATACCACTATTATCTATAACTATGTTGCCTTTAGTAGTTAAACTTGTTATATCTGTTAAAG is a genomic window of Campylobacter blaseri containing:
- a CDS encoding YadA-like family protein, with protein sequence MNKSYRHIYKDGVGWVAVAENASSVNSGKKSVVVGNSSNKFKTFNSFFENRNFLVKSLLLGALTLTPFSLNAAWIDAADSNGVIAGEKFDTKWSSGATLTLKAGNGVKIEKTGATSTTSDQTYTFSLDSSSLDINYTTANGTKQSTTLSKGFTFKGDDNLNITAGADGKLNFTLAQALKNITSITNGTQTYNFNSTGSNYQDNDVVRYSQIKDIKPIHYFSVNSTGGGNYNNDGATGSNAIAIGKNAKAAGNNSLAIGPDAIANKNFVTAIGNGAGFRTTQGESSVYLGQNAGSNGNHFVHGQRSWGSIYIGQDAGTEVTGDASIGIGSTAGWKHTGSQNIFMGDSAKPLKEGQNAYSYTFGNRNLIFGNQYIDKKVKEAESGKADYINDVIVIGTLAKAEKSQGIAIGSSRKDKVTGAYAKGKRSIAIGVSEDESKKGAQALGDDSIALGTESYAKGETSIAIGRDSNVTGKQSISIGYKNQVLGEKSGAFGDPSVVTGNGSYSFGNDNNISSDGSFIFGNNNTIAQNDTFVVGSKVTTTQANSVVLGNESTDRAATAETSATVGGITYGSFAGVGSEGNGVVSVGDTGKERQIINVAAGKISKDSTDAINGSQLYTTNNVVSNVGNTLVSKILGGNAEIEKTGENAGQLQMSDIGGTGKDTIDDAIKAAKTEVKAGKQVTVTDAPDKTDGHTIYTVNATKTTLAKKADGKVEVTGGTDVDGLLAYEIDLTQATKDDIQKGVDADTEVKKGLFFTGDNGSETGKISLGDKIALTGDTNIITNATGKSIAFSLNKDLTGITSIGGATGQGKITFGDNNVINANGGKITNVGAPTDGGDVTNKTYVDSVRTEVTSNDKSVTVKQTGNEHGKLVYDLKVDTDKIAETTRLAYKANGKDDNKEIVTLEKGLNFINGSNTVASIDKDGVVKYDLNDATKTIINNATNKDLNNLTNAGNTIISNIANKAVEVKEGSNVHITSSKDKDNGDGTKTTTYIVAADKSIVSVENTLKLDKNTTTEKDGAITTDYKLDLSQATKDSLAKADSAIQSFKVQANSEAAKDVTNGQTIKFINGSNINIIQDERNFTFALNKELTGINSIGGGTGSGSTITFGDKTIDVNGSKITNVGAPTDGGDVTNKTYVDSVRTEVKSTNGSVTVAQVGNKDGKLVYDLKVDTASIATNTKLAYKANSGTKNSVSLADGLNFVNGKNTIASVGADGNVTFGLKDDITLSSVTTGDTKVDTNGITITNTTDANKTVSLTDKGLNNGGNVISNVASALDKSGKQLKDLDASNADDKKILSSAATVGDLTKLKTNVTNNITNVSNILGDNKYVDGNGSLTEDGKLALRTNNADGRKTTENTNIIQAINNLNSQGTRFFHVNSDVNAIGAERPVDDNDSSAGSYGSISIGIRADVGDSAKHSISIGTDSNVTGKSSIAIGYGNQVKGNHSGAFGDPTVVTGDNAYSIGNNNKIDHNNTFVLGNKVTSKTANSVILGNLSTDRAATSETKATVASIDGKTSITYGNFAGKGSMDNGVVSVGAAGNERQVINVAAGKISKDSTDAINGSQLFATNQVIGNVAGSIKNILGGDANVTSDGDITMNDIGGTGATTIDGAIRSIKSGGTNLIDGKPASSKPKDKASAVANGKGSTAVGYGSVADGKNSVALGAGSNDGGRENTVSVGSKGNERTISNVAPGKLGTDAVNLNQLNQGLAGVYSDINKYKDSANAGIASAIALGMLPQSNIPGKGLLSLGTGYHNGESAISIGISKVSDNAKWIFKGGVSYNSEKDVSAGASVGFHF